From Cellulosimicrobium cellulans, the proteins below share one genomic window:
- a CDS encoding WxL protein peptidoglycan domain-containing protein — protein MNRAAAPVRTHRPARGAAALVAVLVAVLTGTLAVLLALVPAGTARAGGAVPTAPSAPVVSTLAGDTTGDLSWGLLPADNDHGTDRPNFSYAVRPGDTITDTVVVTNRSAQRLELRTYAADAFTTTSGQLDLLPAAERSTDLGAWITLGSGSITVDPGQSIDVPFTIAVPADASPGDHSAGVITSLVQQASASTVALDRRLALRVHARVEGALAPAVEVSDVEVVHHDVANPFGTSSATVRYTLTNTGNARVVPAESVAVTGPFGWAATTASDGELPELLPGSALEREVAVTGVRPLGRADATVDVTATAVGIGGGATASDDGAAQTWAVPWAALVLVGLALLVALRGPALVAALRRRRAGDAPGGLRAAGSATATGTSASVAVSTSPVAGPAPEVRATAQGATALTATELEEALERARAEGRAQALAERVDRDPEG, from the coding sequence ATGAACCGCGCCGCCGCCCCCGTCCGTACGCACCGCCCCGCTCGGGGCGCGGCGGCGCTCGTCGCCGTGCTCGTCGCCGTGCTCACCGGCACGCTCGCCGTCCTGCTCGCGCTCGTCCCTGCGGGGACGGCGCGGGCGGGCGGCGCGGTGCCCACGGCGCCTTCGGCGCCCGTGGTGTCCACCCTCGCGGGGGACACCACGGGCGACCTCAGCTGGGGCCTCCTGCCCGCCGACAACGACCACGGCACCGACCGGCCCAACTTCTCCTACGCCGTCCGGCCCGGCGACACGATCACCGACACGGTCGTCGTGACGAACCGCTCCGCGCAGCGCCTGGAGCTGCGCACCTACGCCGCCGACGCGTTCACGACGACGTCGGGCCAGCTCGACCTGCTCCCCGCGGCGGAGCGCTCGACGGACCTCGGCGCGTGGATCACGCTCGGGTCCGGCTCGATCACCGTCGACCCCGGCCAGTCGATCGACGTCCCGTTCACCATCGCCGTGCCTGCCGACGCGTCGCCCGGAGACCACTCGGCCGGCGTCATCACCTCCCTCGTCCAGCAGGCGTCGGCGTCCACGGTGGCGCTCGACCGGCGCCTCGCGCTGCGCGTGCACGCGCGCGTCGAGGGTGCGCTCGCCCCGGCGGTCGAGGTGAGCGACGTGGAGGTGGTCCACCACGACGTCGCGAACCCGTTCGGCACCTCGTCGGCGACCGTGCGGTACACCCTGACCAACACCGGGAACGCGCGCGTCGTGCCCGCCGAGTCCGTCGCCGTGACGGGACCGTTCGGCTGGGCGGCCACCACCGCGAGCGACGGGGAGCTGCCGGAGCTGCTCCCCGGCTCCGCGCTCGAGCGCGAGGTCGCCGTCACCGGGGTACGACCCCTCGGCCGCGCCGACGCCACCGTGGACGTGACCGCCACCGCTGTCGGGATCGGCGGCGGCGCGACGGCGAGCGACGACGGCGCGGCGCAGACCTGGGCGGTCCCCTGGGCCGCTCTCGTGCTCGTCGGGCTGGCGCTGCTCGTCGCGCTGCGTGGCCCGGCGCTCGTCGCCGCGCTCCGTCGTCGGCGCGCGGGGGACGCCCCGGGCGGTCTGCGAGCGGCCGGCTCGGCGACCGCGACCGGGACCTCGGCCTCTGTCGCAGTCTCGACGAGCCCGGTGGCGGGCCCCGCCCCGGAGGTGCGCGCCACGGCGCAGGGCGCGACCGCGCTCACCGCGACCGAGCTCGAGGAAGCGCTGGAACG